In Taeniopygia guttata chromosome 2, bTaeGut7.mat, whole genome shotgun sequence, one genomic interval encodes:
- the SEC61B gene encoding protein transport protein Sec61 subunit beta codes for MPGPNPSATSVGSSGRSPSKAVAPRAAGSTVRQRKNASCGTRSAGRATSTGTGGMWRFYTEDSPGLKVGPVPVLVMSLLFIASVFMLHIWGKYTRS; via the exons ATG CCCGGGCCCAACCCCAGCGCCACCAGCGTCGGCTCCTCGGGCCGCTCCCCCAGCAAGGCTGTGGCTCCCCGCGCCGCCGGATCCACCGTCCGGCAGAG gaaaaatgccaGCTGTGGGACAAGGAGTGCAGGCCGTGCCACGTCCACAGGGACTGGTGGGATGTGGCGGTTCTACACTGAGGACTCGCCAGGGCTCAAAGT tGGACCTGTTCCAGTTTTGGTCATGAGTCTTCTTTTTATTGCTTCTGTGTTTATGCTGCACATCTGGGGTAAATACACTCGTTCCTAG
- the ALG2 gene encoding alpha-1,3/1,6-mannosyltransferase ALG2, whose amino-acid sequence MEEAEEAGGAGPSVLFLHPDLGLGGAERLVVDAALALRARGCRVQIWTAHYEPERCFAETRGLAVRRAGGWLPRSLCGRGHALCAALRMAFVALYVLLLSGETFDAFVCDQVSACIPVLRLARTRKKVLFYCHFPDQLLTKRESFLKRLYRLPLDWLEEYTTGMADCIVVNSKFTASVFKDTFKSLSHINPDVLYPSLNISSFEEIVPADIADLIPKKKKFLFLSINRYERKKNLALALEALHELRRRLDSHEWDEVHLVMAGGYDKRVLENVEHYEELRRLAAKLDVNDHVTFLRSFSDEQKISLFSNSVCVLYTPSNEHFGIVPLEAMYMRCPVIAVNSGGPLESISHNVTGFLCDPLPTQFADAMEKIVRDPLLKDTMGAAGRVRVMEKFSSEAFSEQLYRYIRRLTE is encoded by the exons AtggaggaggcggaggaggcgGGAGGAGCGGGCCCGTCCGTGCTGTTCCTGCACCCGGACCTGGGCCTGGGCGGCGCGGAGCGGCTGGTGGTGGACGCGGCGCTGGCGCTGCGGGCGCGGGGCTGCCGGGTGCAGATCTGGACGGCGCACTACGAGCCCGAGCGCTGCTTCGCGGAGACGCGCGGGCTGGCGgtgcggcgggcgggcggctgGCTGCCGCGCAGCCTGTGCGGCCGCGGGCACGCCCTGTGCGCCGCCCTCCGCATGGCCTTCGTGGCGCTCTACGTGCTGCTGCTCAGCGGAGAGACCTTCGACGCCTTCGTGTGCGACCAG GTGTCTGCCTGCATTCCTGTACTTAGACTGGCCAGAACCCGTAAGAAGGTTTTGTTTTACTGTCACTTTCCTGATCAGCTTCTGACCAAGAGAGAATCTTTCCTGAAGCGCCTCTACAGACTGCCACTCGACTGGCTGGAAGAGTACACGACTGGCATGGCAGACTGTATCGTTGTGAACAGCAAGTTCACTGCCAGCGTGTTCAAAGACACATTTAAGTCCCTATCACACATAAACCCAGATGTCCTCTACCCATCACTCAACATCAGTAGCTTTGAAGAAATTGTTCCTGCAGACATAGCTGATCTGataccaaaaaagaaaaagttcttGTTCCTTTCCATTAATAGGtatgagagaaaaaagaatCTGGCATTGGCTCTTGAAGCTTTGCATGAACTTCGAAGGAGACTTGATTCACATGAGTGGGATGAAGTTCACCTGGTTATGGCAGGTGGTTATGATAAACGAGTTCTGGAAAACGTGGAGCACTATGAAGAGCTGAGGAGACTAGCAGCCAAACTCGATGTTAATGACCATGTGACTTTTCTGAGATCATTCTCAGATGAACAGAAAATCTCTCTTTTTAGtaattctgtgtgtgtgctttaTACACCAAGCAACGAACATTTTGGCATTGTCCCTTTGGAGGCAATGTATATGAGATGTCCAGTTATAGCAGTTAATTCAGGTGGTCCTTTAGAATCAATCTCACATAATGTTACAGGATTTTTGTGTGATCCTCTGCCAACGCAATTTGCTGATGCCATGGAAAAAATTGTGAGAGATCCTCTCTTAAAGGACAcaatgggagcagctgggagagtgAGAGTTATGGAAAAATTTTCTTCAGAAGCTTTCTCAGAACAGCTGTACCGATACATACGCAGATTAACAGAATAA